A single Glycine soja cultivar W05 chromosome 14, ASM419377v2, whole genome shotgun sequence DNA region contains:
- the LOC114384131 gene encoding uncharacterized protein LOC114384131 produces the protein MVDALSRVVPLLDGQLFILSMLNFDFLEQLHKSLHSSAIYLDLLQNIQQHLAQYSGFKVNRKLVFFQERIWIPSDSPFISNLLAEFHTTPPEQSHGVSKTLHRLQTNFFWPHMRCDVCRYVSQIFICQQTKYQTRKPTKGFSPIEVVDSLMAAHTTIHFTLERLLLKAQTTMKHSVDAHDRDVSYNAGD, from the exons ATGGTAGATGCCTTGTCCCGTGTTGTCCCACTATTGGATGGTCAACTCTTCATTCTGTCGATGCTCAATTTCGACTTCTTGGAGCAGTTACACAAATCACTTCATTCTTCTGCTATTTATTTGGATTTGTTGCAGAATATTCAACAACACCTTGCGCAATATTCAGGTTTCAAGGTAAACCGCAAGCTTGTCTTTTTTCAGGAAAGGATATGGATTCCTTCAGATAGTCCATTCATTTCAAATCTCCTGGCCGAGTTTCACACCACCCCCCCTGAGCAGTCACATGGGGTTTCCAAAACCCTTCATAGGCTTCAAACCAACTTCTTCTGGCCACATATGCGTTGTGACGTTTGCCGCTACGTGTCTCAAATTTTCATCTGTCAACAGACAAAGTATCAGACCAGGAAGCCAACAAAG GGCTTTTCCCCAATAGAAGTTGTTGATTCATTAATGGCTGCCCACACTACTATTCACTTTACTCTAGAACGTCTTCTCCTTAAGGCTCAAACAACTATGAAGCATTCTGTTGATGCTCATGATCGTGATGTTTCCTATAATGCTGGTGACTAG
- the LOC114383417 gene encoding RNA-binding protein 38-like, which produces MAYPHYRSQFGDTTFTKVFVGGLAWETPTEEMRKYFEQFGDILEAVIITDKSTGKSKGYGFVTFRDPESARRACADPNPVIDGRRANCNIASLGRPRPSPPRGRGTFQGGAPVTAAASYGGVPAAGPPALAPPPPPLVYPPYGYPTYTPDYGYHQASLYNPQIQQPQYYHQQLYGPSSSTMGSPYYYGYSVQAPRGTFSSTQPHRIPAGPSYLYYPTPMESSFSAYRPPPQLQQLPIRQPPPSPSDSQTQQRASSETAGGVVITSESSNTQGRN; this is translated from the exons ATGGCTTACCCGCATTACCGATCACAGTTCGGAGACACAACGTTCACTAAGGTCTTCGTTGGAGGCCTAGCTTGGGAGACTCCAACCGAAGAAATGCGCAAATATTTTGAGCAGTTTGGCGACATTCTTGAAGCTGTCATTATCACTGATAAGAGCACAGGAAAATCTAAAGGCTACGGATTC GTAACATTCCGTGATCCAGAATCAGCTAGAAGGGCATGTGCTGATCCAAACCCAGTTATAGATGGAAGAAGAGCAAATTGTAACATTGCTTCTCTAGGAAGACCTAGACCATCACCACCTAGAG GAAGAGGTACATTCCAAGGAGGAGCACCAGTGACGGCAGCAGCGTCTTACGGTGGAGTGCCGGCGGCTGGGCCGCCGGCACTGGCGCCGCCGCCACCGCCGCTAGTGTACCCGCCATATGG CTACCCTACCTACACCCCTGATTATGGGTACCACCAA GCCTCATTGTATAACCCACAAATTCAGCAACCACAATACTACCACCAACAACTCTACGGACCATCATCTTCCACCATGGGTTCCCCTTATTACTATGGCTATTCTGTGCAAGCACCAAGGGGCACATTCTCTTCAACCCAACCACATCGCATACCAGCTGGACCCTCCTATCTATACTACCCTACACCCATGGAAAGCTCTTTCTCTGCTTATCGTCCACCACCTCAATTGCAACAACTTCCAATAAGGCAACCCCCTCCTTCCCCTAGTg ATTCACAGACTCAGCAGCGTGCCTCCTCCGAGACAGCAGGAGGAGTAGTTATAACTTCAGAAAGTTCAAATACCCAAGGGAGGAactga